The Streptomyces sp. P9-A4 genome contains a region encoding:
- a CDS encoding DUF7848 domain-containing protein, which yields MTVRAVLRFVTHRIMRHPDSEPTFTARCLNPDCRWSVAPTADGEQADIDCMEHKGRTGHAIFSRTCETVAVVVPVA from the coding sequence ATGACTGTCAGGGCGGTGCTCCGGTTCGTCACTCACCGAATCATGCGGCACCCCGACTCTGAGCCGACGTTCACCGCTCGGTGCCTCAACCCGGATTGCCGGTGGTCCGTCGCTCCCACGGCTGACGGGGAGCAAGCTGACATCGACTGCATGGAACACAAGGGGCGGACGGGGCACGCGATCTTCTCCCGCACGTGCGAGACCGTCGCGGTCGTCGTCCC
- a CDS encoding XRE family transcriptional regulator translates to MQNERLRVAMTGDGWTHASLANAVGVDPKSVERWVNLGRTPRRETALKAAEALGEDVHALWPALRQARAARAISPELVAVYDQRADLPVSTFVDLIAPAREHIDVLVYAAVFLHEAYPRLNELLRERAADGCRIRIAIGDADSENVQQRGQEERFGHGIESRCRLALMHYRSLIGMENVEIRTHGTTLYNSIYRADDQCLVNAHVWGANAYAAPVWHLRRSGDGGMFDTYAQSFDAVWATGAPVAG, encoded by the coding sequence ATGCAGAACGAGCGGCTACGAGTGGCCATGACAGGCGACGGGTGGACTCACGCATCACTCGCGAACGCTGTCGGGGTGGACCCGAAGAGCGTGGAACGTTGGGTGAACCTAGGCAGGACGCCCCGCCGCGAGACGGCACTCAAAGCCGCAGAGGCACTGGGGGAAGACGTGCACGCACTGTGGCCGGCTCTTCGTCAGGCGCGCGCTGCACGGGCCATAAGCCCTGAGCTCGTCGCGGTCTACGACCAGCGTGCAGACCTACCGGTGTCCACGTTCGTCGACCTCATCGCCCCCGCACGCGAGCACATCGACGTACTCGTCTACGCCGCTGTATTCCTCCATGAGGCGTATCCGCGGCTGAACGAGCTACTCAGGGAACGCGCCGCCGACGGCTGCCGGATCCGTATCGCCATTGGCGACGCCGACAGTGAGAACGTTCAACAGCGGGGCCAGGAAGAGCGGTTCGGTCACGGCATTGAGTCGCGGTGTCGGTTGGCACTCATGCATTACCGGTCGCTGATCGGGATGGAGAACGTCGAAATCCGGACGCACGGTACGACGCTCTACAACAGCATCTATCGCGCTGATGATCAGTGCCTCGTCAACGCCCACGTTTGGGGTGCCAACGCATACGCCGCCCCGGTGTGGCACCTCCGCCGGAGTGGCGATGGCGGGATGTTCGACACCTACGCCCAGAGCTTTGACGCCGTATGGGCCACCGGGGCTCCCGTGGCAGGCTGA
- a CDS encoding NUDIX domain-containing protein: MARREYYDDPTAPKPNSMVVAASAFVTDDEGRILLQRRADSGLWALPGGGMELSDSLPGTAVREVKEETGLDIEVTGLVGTYTDPRHVIEYSDGEVRRQFNVCFRAQVTGGTLQISDESTELRFVAPSDVDSLPMHHTQRLRVQHALDVRAAPYLG; this comes from the coding sequence ATGGCCCGCCGCGAGTACTACGACGACCCGACCGCCCCGAAGCCCAACAGCATGGTTGTGGCAGCTTCGGCCTTCGTCACTGACGATGAGGGGCGCATCCTCCTCCAGCGTCGTGCCGACAGCGGACTGTGGGCACTTCCCGGGGGTGGGATGGAGCTGAGCGACAGCCTCCCCGGGACAGCCGTCCGAGAGGTCAAGGAAGAGACCGGACTCGACATCGAGGTGACAGGTCTCGTCGGCACGTACACGGATCCTCGTCATGTCATCGAGTACAGCGACGGGGAAGTTCGGCGCCAGTTCAACGTGTGCTTCCGTGCGCAGGTGACCGGCGGCACGCTGCAAATCTCTGACGAGTCCACGGAGCTCCGGTTCGTGGCGCCGTCGGACGTCGATAGCCTGCCCATGCACCACACTCAGCGGCTCAGGGTTCAGCATGCCCTCGACGTCCGTGCAGCGCCGTACCTTGGCTGA
- a CDS encoding peptidoglycan DD-metalloendopeptidase family protein — MAIDLDIVGSAGVDVVPIAPTFHQKLERIVLPAAQRVGDEAGRIIGDRMSDEIARRVAAALPQAVQAGGQAAQRAASRQGSDTGGAFASSLRRKLELAFKAMPKLDVRLSDTGVDAELARLRARMETLSGKRIGIDVDATAAEAEIRAIDSELQRLGASHPNIAVRADTATARAALAEIRAEIAAVDAADINLDVDVDTSGARSSLMALGIQMAVLMAIPVGPVIAAGLGSVVAMATAAGAGFGALALAAVPAVKGVTEALKAQTAAQDDAANAAQRGSASSARAAQQAASQALQLAGAQASLATAHRNAERQIVQSSRAIEDAERSLAQTGMRAAEQRRQAAESVERAERSLSDAKRDALKAEQDLTQAREDAAKKLADERKALADRLEDSSFDERAAVLRVTEAQEELSRVMKDPKATALQRERAQLAADEAEHALKRQREEIKDLRKEILVQAKATVDGADEVKRAHERVGDAQQKVKDEAKALAGAQRDAARVQVQVAQDLADAQRRVADAVENSANVQVAAAESIASAERGVASARLSGAAATSTAITKAQEYERALAKLTPAQRDLFDSIAGPKGIKTAFKDWSTALQPHVLPIFTRGVDGAKASLPGLTPLVISASSAVQTLMDKASAQLKTPFWQGFKKDLEENVEPAIVGFGVAFGNILKGVAGIIDAFLPKMDGIASRSDSITEKFAKWGTSLKGSPEFERFLNYVKESAPSVGALIGSVLTALITTSQTMSPVSAALIAVVKPLFGAVSWLATNTPGFVQTLWGLWAASKAISVGMAAFGVAMGIFNTAVALAAMETWSWSAALAATGIIPLIMAIVVVVAALVAGVIYAYEHWTWFRVTVDTVVNAISTGVLWLWETILKPVFGAIWWVLKKAGDIAVWLWEHAIGPAFRFIWEAAKILFTILVVGVLTPAYLAFKVLGVIGLWLWEKVVRPVFRWIGDLAIWLWERGIKPSFGNFVQILKAVANMAMWAWEKVLRPVFGWIGDKGKWLYEVALKPAFDGIKSAIKSVADSFGFGKDSIKKAWDQVAEIAKKPVRFVIDKVYNNGIVPLWNRVAAITGVDDLKPMSLKGFARGGILPGQSTWRQGDDQLTPMRRGEGVYVSEAMRDPYERARLFAVNKAAMSGQSLGQFQGGYAEGGIVGWLKDKAGDAGDFFSNPLDVFGKAQRLITDQMKGILTNPWARSLAKIPGKMLDGLKSKALDFLGFGADGSGGGGGAWTKPVDVPFGTPFGKRGSMWSSGRHTGLDFPAAIGTAIRAVAGGRVSSSGSTGPYGIHVTVDHGGGLSSLYAHMSQMLTAVGAPVSAGQVIGRVGDTGNVTGPHLHLEARRNGTSIDPMQFLTGGGGGGSARGGVERWRGVVRQALQMTGNPQQYADLTLRRMNQESGGNPNAVNSWDINAKNGTPSVGLMQLIKPTFEAFAGHMRGVGPKLHGVSTNPLANVYSSMRYAMSRYGSLPTAYNRPGGYATGGFPGVGELAWVGENGPELVRFLHPTQVYNNRDSMAMSRQMATVQPGGGRGTPNIVVESRTFLGDRELTDIVRTEIDIRDADTARVLTYGRNV, encoded by the coding sequence ATGGCGATAGACCTGGACATCGTCGGTAGCGCCGGCGTCGACGTTGTACCGATCGCACCAACCTTCCATCAGAAGCTGGAGCGCATCGTCCTGCCCGCCGCTCAGCGCGTGGGCGACGAGGCCGGACGAATCATCGGCGACCGCATGAGCGACGAGATCGCTCGACGAGTCGCGGCTGCGCTGCCTCAGGCCGTTCAGGCTGGTGGGCAGGCAGCACAGCGAGCCGCGTCCCGTCAGGGATCGGACACAGGTGGCGCCTTTGCGAGCAGCCTCCGCCGCAAGCTAGAGCTTGCCTTCAAGGCCATGCCGAAGCTCGATGTCCGTCTCTCCGATACCGGGGTAGACGCCGAGCTTGCCCGCCTCCGTGCCCGGATGGAGACCCTCTCCGGAAAGCGCATCGGGATCGACGTCGACGCGACGGCCGCGGAAGCGGAGATCCGGGCGATCGACTCCGAGCTTCAGCGGCTTGGAGCGTCGCACCCGAACATCGCCGTGCGCGCCGACACGGCTACGGCCCGCGCGGCACTTGCGGAGATCCGCGCCGAGATCGCAGCCGTTGACGCCGCTGACATCAACCTGGACGTCGACGTAGACACGAGTGGTGCCCGATCGTCGCTGATGGCGCTCGGGATTCAGATGGCCGTCCTGATGGCCATCCCCGTCGGTCCGGTCATTGCTGCCGGCCTCGGTTCCGTGGTCGCGATGGCGACGGCTGCGGGTGCTGGCTTCGGTGCTCTCGCCCTGGCGGCTGTTCCCGCCGTGAAGGGTGTGACGGAGGCACTGAAGGCGCAGACGGCCGCTCAGGACGACGCCGCGAACGCCGCACAGCGTGGCTCTGCCTCGTCGGCCCGAGCTGCGCAACAGGCCGCGTCTCAGGCGCTCCAGCTTGCTGGCGCGCAGGCCTCTCTTGCGACGGCTCACCGCAACGCCGAGCGGCAGATCGTCCAGTCCAGCCGGGCGATCGAGGACGCGGAACGGTCCCTCGCGCAGACCGGCATGCGTGCCGCTGAGCAGCGCCGCCAGGCGGCCGAGAGCGTCGAGCGTGCGGAGAGGTCCCTTTCCGACGCCAAGCGCGACGCGCTGAAGGCGGAACAGGATCTCACGCAGGCGCGCGAGGACGCAGCGAAGAAGCTGGCCGACGAACGTAAGGCACTTGCGGATCGTCTGGAGGATTCATCCTTCGACGAGCGGGCGGCCGTTCTCCGGGTCACGGAGGCGCAGGAGGAACTCTCCCGCGTCATGAAGGACCCGAAGGCGACAGCCCTTCAGCGTGAGCGTGCTCAGCTCGCGGCCGACGAGGCGGAGCACGCACTCAAGCGGCAGCGGGAGGAAATCAAGGATCTTCGTAAGGAGATCCTCGTCCAGGCGAAGGCGACCGTCGACGGCGCCGACGAGGTGAAGCGCGCACACGAGCGTGTCGGTGATGCGCAGCAGAAGGTGAAGGACGAGGCGAAGGCGCTCGCCGGCGCACAGCGGGACGCGGCTCGCGTTCAGGTGCAGGTGGCGCAGGATCTTGCCGACGCCCAGCGCCGTGTGGCGGACGCCGTGGAGAACTCGGCGAACGTTCAGGTAGCGGCAGCCGAGTCCATTGCGTCCGCGGAGCGTGGCGTAGCGTCTGCCCGCCTGTCGGGTGCTGCTGCGACGTCGACGGCGATCACGAAGGCGCAGGAGTATGAACGTGCTCTCGCGAAGCTGACGCCGGCGCAGCGGGACCTCTTCGACTCGATCGCGGGCCCCAAGGGCATCAAAACCGCCTTCAAGGACTGGTCGACGGCTCTTCAGCCGCACGTCCTCCCCATCTTCACCCGCGGCGTGGACGGCGCGAAGGCGTCTCTTCCCGGCCTGACACCGCTAGTCATTAGTGCTTCTTCGGCGGTTCAAACGCTCATGGACAAGGCGTCCGCCCAGCTGAAGACGCCGTTCTGGCAGGGCTTCAAGAAGGACCTGGAGGAGAACGTCGAGCCGGCGATCGTCGGTTTCGGCGTGGCCTTCGGGAACATCCTGAAGGGCGTAGCGGGAATCATTGACGCCTTCCTCCCCAAGATGGATGGCATCGCATCCCGGTCGGACTCCATCACGGAGAAGTTCGCGAAGTGGGGGACGAGCCTCAAGGGCTCTCCGGAGTTTGAGCGGTTCCTCAACTATGTGAAGGAGAGCGCTCCATCCGTTGGAGCGCTCATCGGGAGCGTTTTGACGGCGCTTATCACGACGTCGCAGACAATGTCCCCCGTTTCAGCCGCGTTGATCGCTGTCGTTAAGCCCCTATTCGGCGCCGTTTCTTGGTTGGCAACGAACACGCCGGGGTTCGTTCAGACGTTGTGGGGGCTTTGGGCTGCCAGTAAGGCAATCAGCGTCGGAATGGCCGCATTCGGTGTGGCTATGGGCATCTTCAACACGGCCGTTGCGCTCGCAGCGATGGAAACGTGGAGTTGGTCCGCGGCGCTTGCAGCGACGGGAATTATCCCACTCATCATGGCAATCGTTGTAGTGGTGGCCGCACTCGTCGCAGGCGTCATCTATGCATACGAACACTGGACCTGGTTCCGTGTCACCGTTGACACGGTGGTAAACGCCATCTCAACAGGTGTGTTGTGGCTGTGGGAGACTATCCTGAAGCCTGTCTTCGGCGCCATTTGGTGGGTGCTGAAGAAAGCCGGTGACATCGCGGTATGGCTGTGGGAGCACGCGATCGGCCCAGCTTTCCGGTTCATCTGGGAGGCCGCGAAGATCCTATTCACGATCCTCGTCGTGGGAGTCCTGACGCCGGCCTACCTTGCCTTTAAGGTGCTGGGCGTCATCGGCCTATGGCTGTGGGAGAAGGTAGTCCGTCCTGTCTTCCGGTGGATTGGCGACCTCGCGATCTGGCTGTGGGAGCGGGGGATCAAGCCCTCCTTCGGCAACTTCGTGCAGATCCTCAAGGCCGTCGCGAATATGGCGATGTGGGCTTGGGAGAAGGTTCTCCGGCCCGTCTTCGGCTGGATCGGCGACAAGGGTAAGTGGCTCTACGAAGTCGCCCTGAAGCCCGCCTTCGACGGCATCAAGTCTGCTATCAAGTCCGTGGCCGACTCCTTCGGCTTCGGAAAGGATTCCATCAAGAAGGCATGGGATCAGGTAGCGGAGATCGCGAAGAAGCCCGTTCGCTTTGTGATCGACAAGGTTTACAACAACGGGATCGTTCCGCTGTGGAATCGGGTTGCCGCTATCACGGGCGTCGACGACCTGAAGCCGATGAGCCTAAAGGGCTTCGCGCGGGGCGGCATTCTCCCCGGGCAGTCGACGTGGAGGCAGGGAGACGATCAGCTCACTCCCATGCGGCGTGGCGAAGGCGTCTACGTCTCCGAAGCGATGCGCGACCCGTATGAGCGTGCCCGTCTCTTCGCCGTCAACAAGGCGGCCATGAGCGGTCAGTCCCTCGGCCAGTTCCAGGGCGGATACGCGGAGGGTGGCATCGTCGGCTGGCTGAAGGACAAGGCCGGCGACGCGGGTGACTTCTTCTCCAACCCGCTCGACGTCTTCGGCAAGGCGCAGCGCCTCATCACGGATCAGATGAAGGGCATCCTCACCAATCCGTGGGCGCGCTCGCTGGCGAAGATCCCCGGGAAGATGCTCGACGGTCTGAAGAGCAAGGCGCTCGACTTCCTCGGCTTCGGTGCCGACGGGAGCGGAGGCGGTGGCGGCGCGTGGACGAAGCCCGTCGACGTTCCGTTCGGCACCCCGTTCGGCAAGCGTGGCTCGATGTGGTCGTCCGGCCGACACACCGGTCTCGACTTCCCCGCAGCCATCGGCACCGCGATCCGTGCCGTGGCCGGCGGACGAGTCAGCTCGTCGGGCAGCACCGGTCCGTACGGCATCCACGTGACGGTGGACCACGGCGGAGGCTTGTCCTCCCTGTATGCCCACATGTCCCAGATGCTCACGGCCGTGGGCGCGCCAGTTTCCGCGGGCCAGGTCATCGGCCGAGTGGGCGACACAGGCAACGTCACCGGCCCTCACCTCCACCTGGAGGCACGCCGAAACGGGACCTCCATCGACCCCATGCAGTTCCTGACGGGCGGTGGCGGGGGAGGTAGTGCGCGGGGTGGCGTCGAGCGCTGGCGCGGCGTAGTCCGACAGGCACTCCAGATGACTGGCAACCCGCAGCAGTACGCGGACCTGACGCTTCGGCGGATGAACCAGGAGTCTGGTGGCAACCCCAACGCCGTGAACTCCTGGGACATCAACGCGAAGAACGGCACGCCGTCGGTGGGCCTCATGCAGCTCATCAAGCCGACGTTCGAAGCGTTCGCCGGCCACATGCGCGGCGTCGGCCCGAAGCTCCACGGCGTCTCGACGAACCCCCTGGCGAACGTCTACTCGTCGATGCGCTACGCCATGAGCCGCTACGGCTCGCTCCCGACGGCCTACAACCGTCCGGGCGGCTATGCAACGGGCGGCTTCCCGGGCGTCGGTGAGCTGGCGTGGGTGGGCGAGAACGGGCCCGAACTGGTCCGCTTCCTCCATCCGACGCAGGTCTACAACAACCGCGACTCGATGGCCATGTCCCGGCAGATGGCGACGGTTCAGCCCGGGGGAGGACGTGGCACTCCCAACATCGTCGTGGAGTCCCGCACCTTCCTGGGAGACCGCGAGCTGACCGACATCGTGCGCACAGAGATCGACATCCGCGACGCCGACACGGCGCGCGTACTCACCTACGGACGCAACGTCTAG